The Danaus plexippus chromosome 20, MEX_DaPlex, whole genome shotgun sequence sequence GAAGGTCAAAAAGACATCCTTCAGCATCCTTTATGTTCCGCATTCTTATTTATGAAATGGCGCAAAATTCGTAAATTTTATCTCGCTAGGCTTATCTTctgctttttatttgtttcgttcTTATCCATTTATGTTTTAACTGCTGTAGTAAAAACATGTAAAGGGAAGTATTCCAAAAAGTATGGCGTGCCGAACGAACTGTGTCAACATCAATCTATACTAGGTGACATATTAGAAGAAAATCCTATAGAATTTGAAAGGTGGATATTAATTGCAATTACGGCTTTTGAGATAGTAAGAAAACTGACAGGTATAACAGGTTATTCTAGCATCTATCAATATTTCACCACGTTTGAAAATTTGATGGAGTGGTTTGTTCTTCTTTCAGtattttcgttatataatatacaacagGACTACGGATGGCAAAACCATGTAGGTGGATATGCAGTACTCGGCGCTTGGactaatttaatgttaatgatGGGACAAATGCCTATGTTCGGTGATTACGTGGCTATGTATCAGAAAGTATTAAGCGAGTTCCTCAAACTGCTGTTAGCTTACGTCTGTCTTCTTCTCGGTTTCGCCATTTGTTTCTGTGTTGTTTTTCCGAACGAAGAAATGTTTTCAAATCCTTTAATGGGCTTTATCAGTACTTTGTCTATGATGGTAGGAGAActcaatttgaatattttaatcaatgatCCGATAGAAGACGATCCTCCTTTAATATTCGAGCTGTCATctcaaatgatatttattcttttccTTATGTTCGTAACAATCATATTGATGAACTTGCTGGTCGGTATAGCCGTCCATGATATTCAAGGTCTTCGAAAGACAGCAGGCTTATCAAAACTGGTCCGgcaaacaaaactaattttatttgttgaaatgGGTATGTTTAGTGCTTGGCTACcaaaatgtttacataaatatgtgtaCAGAACCGCTTTAGTGTCTCCAGAAGCAGGGAAAGTTATCCTGAGTGTGAAACCCCTGAATCCTCATGAGAAAAGATTACCGACAGATATAATGATGGCCGCCTACGAGTTGGCTCAgctcaataaattaaaatctggaagatctttgaaagaaatgctgtacaaaaataaatattcatcgaAATTCAAAAATGAGGGTCAAAGCAacgaacaaaattttaatatcgaaaTACGAGGAATGCAAGAGAAAATCGATCAGactacatttaatttgaagaaAATTGATCAAGAGATGAGacatttgaacattttattgatGGAACAAAGCAATCTATTGCAGGCTGTTGTAAAGTCTGTCGATAGAACGTGTTCCCATACATCTCAACACTATCCAGAATCCCCAATATTCTTCACTACTAATGTCTCCGAAATTCCATCCACCCCTAAATAGGTCTTAGaggctttaatataaaaaaagtatattatataattgtgataacaatattttccGTTCTGatatcgttataaaaaaaaaaaaaaaattgtaagttgTCTTATTCTTAGTAATGTTTTGTGTATCAGGGTATTTtagttactttaatttttttcttaataaaacattatatatcttttgaacttctttgttttaacaatacttttaatatatttatatatatttatgtatacatattttaagttatataataagtgtatgtttttgttgtaattacGTGTTTTGAGATAAGAATTAGAAGCGTTTTTTGTCTTTCATACAGCTTTGTTTGCCTAAACTGACGCAGTTTCATGATCAAGGCGGCTttgttatatgtttgtttaatttgtcacataattaagataatttttatataacaaacttaATTCAAACAAACACTGTTAAAAATCATCCATTTAGGGAGATTGATTATAAAACTGGCTGAAACTACGTTCCAACAATATGTTGACAACTAATTTATTACTAGGTTAGAGCTGCAGTTTGTTCTGACAAGCCGTATGTAAGTTGATTATATGAGGTTTGCGAAGTTACCTAATTGACTACAGCGGCCCATGTCCGCATTCTTGGCCACTGCGTTGTTATGTAGCATTAGGGTCTCTCGTCTAGGTCAccgagtatttattaaattactgcaTATTTATGATAGCAGCTTGGTTGATGTCGCTTTTATTGCGTTATTATAACAGACAGAGGTCCGAGTCTAGATAAGCTTATACATTATGTCTTATTTATACACGAAAACAATATCTGGACGCTAGTATTAATATGatctgtttataattatattaaaacagttgTTGGTGTGgagtaataaagtaatttaataaataattatccgAAAGTacaaggaaataataaaatcgaatgATGTCATCGGTAACAGCTCATGTACGATGAAAAGGTTTTTACTTGCCACCAACATAATGGGACCTTTAAGCATTCCAACtgttttattgcaattttcTTCGTCCAGTGCTTCATGGTTTGCTGCTGGGACATTGTACTAGTAGAGGCgagtataaaaacaatttatgtcGTATATTTATGACGGTCTCAGAGCGGGACGCGGGCcgataacaattaaatagaaatgcaGTTGGCGCGACGTCGAAGGTACCAGGTACTTGTGGGAGGAAACGGTGTCAGATAATACattatgtgtatttaaaaaaaaactttattttgagaatttgataattttgatCGTAATAAggcaaatttgttttttaaaccaCAAAAGTAACAAACGTTTGATCTGTGTTTTTCTATATACAATAGATTTTAGactatttcttttctttgttttcatGACGTTCAGCACATTTTTACGTTTCATCTCTAACATTAGTATTATAAACCGGTTAGTACTTCTGTGCTGGACTGTACCTGCCTGTAATTATATGACATGCGGCGCCATATCATGCTTTTTATGAAGCGTCGCACGCGCTGGTGACCCGCAACTTGGAAATattatggaattatttaataaatacttactttTAATGCCGCGGAGGTAACTAAAGTTGTGtcctatatactatatttaatgtacgtaCGTACCGATTCCTATAAAACTTTTCTCAGTTAATAAAGTCTTACAAAAGATAGCCCTCATTAGGAAAACctctatgtattttttgtgctAACAGAATGAGTGTGCTAGCAGACAGCGTTCCTTTTCGcggtaaaacaataatatgagtacatttttatttgaatgttcaGTGTGGAGATCTTCTTCACTATGAGAGCAATAGCAATCAGAGGCGAAATACCAGCCAATTATGTGTGACAAATTAGATATTACGTCAAAATAAAGCATCCAGTTTActcaaattcaaaatagaaTTCCAAATTCCTGGTCCACGGTCCACGACGCATAGTTTATGTCGTCAGATCTTAATAAATCGTCCATTCCCTTGATTAATGTGTCCCGGGAATAGATGGCGCCACATACCTTTTTATACCTGGTGAATCTGATAGGGTTGCGAGTTAATGTACCtttaacagaaataatataagcctataagaatttaatagcaaatattcataattctaAATGATATTacgaaattttgttataatgcaACTTTGCTATtctatttcacatttttttgtatttatttttcgtgAGAGAGATGATGTATTGCTACCATTTTTTCCTTCTTTCTACTATTTTTAAGCGATAATTGTAGCtttaagacatatttttaactaccACAAACAAGAAAAACCGAAAAATTTACTTACCTCAATATACAAAACACTAAATGcacgaaaatattaatgatgaaACGAATCGCTTAAATAAGGCTTACACAATAGCACATTGCACaatcttgtaatatttttattacatatatttttttcgttattgTTAGTCAACCCTAGCCAGAGTAATGTTCCTGTTTGTAACGAGCccttttaataaagtatacaGACAGCTCGGAGCAATCTATTTCGATATGAGTACAAAATTAAGTCAAAACGTGTCATAGCTTTGCGTTTTGCAATATCTGACAATGCGCGTCAAATGtcacttatattttagaaGTAATTGGTTAcggaaatatataagtttatttatatttataagtcacATTTACGAATGTTACTTGAACATATCAATagcattttacaataaatgtttctgatagataaatgaaatgaaaaaaggtaagtaaataatgaattaaagtaattatttatacgactgatgtaatgtaataatcctaagtaatttatatgagTACAGTTTCAATAATAACAGATTATCTTGAAGCAGAGTGCTTTGAGAGGTTTCGACGTGGATTTCAGGCGCCGATCTCTCTTGTAATACCTACATAACGTGATGGATGGAGCGATGCTTTCACGTCCAAATGATGGGTTATTTATAACGAGATCGAATGTTGGCCTTGAATCACAATTAAGAGATTATACTTAGTACATATATCaggaatgtaaattaaaagatttgtttctttattaatagattcataactttcatacttcatattatatataggcaGTAGCCTGCGGCTTTACTCGCAAATTTAACCCCCTTTGAGATAGGTATAAtcattttgagttttttttttaatttcccgAAGGTCCTTAAAGAGGTCCTGATTTGCAGACAATATAATCACCCCAGGACAATACCTTTTCgcttaaacataattatatcttttattttctcaagtacacgtttgaaatgaaattttatttttcagatttacaacattcttatattatattattttacatttccgACCTTCGTATTACTTTTCTATACCTACTCGTGCCTTCGATTTGCCCGGGATCGAAAAGCTAAAAAATGTTGCCGAATTGAGAACTTTCTTGTTTTCGAGATCAATGAAAAAGTGGAATAACTTATGACATTATCTACTTGTTCCTGAAATTTGATTGCAATGTGGGCCAGCTGTTCCAGAGATTAGCTGGAAAAAACAGacagtttttttctttacattacgCTTTGATGTAGATAGGCTATCGTAcgcatttttcatatttcttcaGTAAAACTCAgtctatttgaaatttaaaaaagacacgttgattttattttaaagtgtagCTTAGGCTAACATTACAGATAATAAGGAAAAGTTGTTTGTTTCCCTATACggaatataatgtatttaaattttccacaTTCCTATCTTTACGTACTTCTGTTTACAGTCAGCAGTAGCTTATATCTTTCTAAGTGCGCCTGtaatttatctaaaatgaTGACATTTCGTAAGTCAACATATCTGAACGCTTCACGTAATTGctgtactattattataactgaTAATGAGTCCATCACCGCTCGCGTGTCAGTTATTCGGTCGTTGATTCACATTTCGTAAATAGATTCTCGTACGATGCACTGAAGCCATTTTTAGTGTCAAAcactattcatattaatagaTGCCTATGCTATTtgttcgtataaaatataaataatcattgcGTTTGTCATTACAATACGCccattatttcattttcaactTTAGCTAAGGGAAATCTCGGAAACTAATCCTAACTACTCATACTTTGTGATTTCTTTCgggttttgtaataaataaatttcggtTTGAATTAGCGTAGTAGCCGTGTCCTATTTTGAATGTcagtaacattaaaacaatgtgACCGTCATCATGTTATCTAATCAATTCTTCTTTAAATACTTAACGGTTCCTAGATAGCAATATTAACACGTTTTTTccaatttactttaatttatttgttactggttatttcttttatatgatGTGTAAGGGTCGAATATTCTGACGTGCAACaaacaatgtatataatatgttattacattttttttaatattttgctgaATGGAAAatccataatattttacacgtgccataaacttttttaacataaGAACAGTAAGGTGTAGAGAATCCATTTGATACAAGTCGTTTGAAGTCAGTAATTGTCAACTGTGACGAAGCttctaaaacttttttggCCTTGAgcgtatacatatatatcatataggTATATGAGTTTAGAGGAATGACGATGGAATAAAGAATGACTAAAGTTTTCCGATTCGTATCACGCACGGAATAAAGGTGGAATCATCGCCACTCTGTACTAGCCACAAGATCTTACAGAAGAAATAAAGTGATGGCAACTTAATTCTTGGAACACAAATACCTATCAATCTGTTGTATTCACAGAGTCTACTAGaatcgataaaataatttcaatcaaaaaaatatttgttttaggaCTCGAAcgtttaaagataataaatgttttattacattggcttattgttttattgtaatttatctaTATGTCGTATAAAACTTTAGACGTATTAAATATCACTAATATGTGTCTGTCCTTACAGAAACTGAAGAATCatcatagtaataaaaatttatattctggtCGATGTAATATTGTAGTACatttatggaatattttttgtcgaGAAATTTGAGATTGGGGTATGAGAATAAGAAAAAGCAACGATAAGGTTATGAGTGAAAGATTCAAACTGAGATATTACTACAGAAGCCTCGgttaaaatctaattatgtTATGCTTGGAAAGCAGCAGGCTGAATGTAGactaaatttagatttaaaatcctacaaatagctttatttataataaaaatctgcgACAGTACattcaaatacataaataaattgtacgaAAAGAGATTAGtatataaacaatgaaatcTATTTTGGTGTAATTTATGGTGTCTTGAACAGTAAGTAggtataaggaaaaaaaaaattaattatcagatTATGATCATAATACATAGAGACATATATCTGTCAGATATGtagacaataaaaatgttctaacACAGTTTTATGACACGTGACTGATTAtcctattaatttataatttcgacTACTACTGTATAAGTAGCCATTTATATGCAACATTTCAGAAAATctcttctttaatttttatattcttaacttTGATTTTTCAGTTCgtcaaataaaacttaaatgaagtaatatttaaacatttagacaaagattttaaagtaGCTCGGATAAATGAATATACATTGATTGAAATGAATTTGATATCActaaacataacatttatcaAAGATAAGCTTCTCGAGTAATATCAGTAggtcataaaatttacaacataTATGTAGtctatataaaagaaaatcgtGGCCAAATCGCAATAGCTGACTTGGTCTCAAAGGATAACATGGCTTTCTGGATACTTGCACTCGCTGCCTTAGCAggtaaatttagtttatttgaattctttaatcatgtgatgaaaataaaaaaaaatacaatcccAGCGAagactgaatatattttaaagttttaatagccGGTTCATCCttctatatttcttttagGTTCTGTAACCTCGCTGCCTAACCGGATTGTGGGAGGTGAACCAACCACTATCGAAAACTATCCTTCAATAGTCCAAGTAGAATTCCAAGGAGTATTCTCCGGTGTTTGGTCTCAATCGTGTGGCGCTAACATTATTACCACTAGAACCGTAATCTCCGCAGCTCATTGTTTTGAAGGACGGTAAGATATGGttctaaataaagttatttttgtttaatatcttaTCCATGGGCTAATTTGTTAATCTTTCATAAAGAATCATTAATGTGAAAGGTAATTTACATTGCATCTGTATTTTAGAAACTACTCACCACAATTGCGTCGTATCAGAGCTGGTGCCACTTATAGGAACAACGGTGGACAAGTCAGCTATGTTCTTGTCGCTTACAATCACCCCAGCTATAACTCTGTTTTGAGTTACGATGGTGATATAACTGTGGTTAGACTAATACAAGCACTGGTCTATAGTCCTGCTGTTGCAAGAACTTCAATTCCTGCTCAGGGTTCCGTTATTCCAGCAAACCTACCAGTTGTCCACGCTGGTTGGGGAACCACCTCTGTAAGTATGACTTCTAAGTTCTTTAATTTGAATCCGTCACgatatactaaattaatttcgtcCAAATTTCAGTTTAGATATGTATAACTTTGTAGATGTACTGAAAAGTAATCAAAAGACCTCTAAATTAAAGTGTTTCTTCTGTTTTGTAACAGTCCGGTGGTCAATTATCTTCAGTTCTTCGAGACGTCACCATTTACACAGTCAACAATACATTATGTGCTGAAATCTACGCAAACCGTCCCAGGCCATTGAAGGTTACTGAAAATATGATTTGCGCTGGAATCCTCGGCGTCGGTGGTAAAGATGCTTGCCAGGGTGACTCTGGAGGTCCCCTGTACTACGGTAATATCACTATTGGTGTTGTTTCTTGGGGAGCTGGATGCGCCATGGCTCAATTCCCAGGCGTCAGCACAGCGGTCGCTCCTTACACAAACTGGATCGTTGAAAATTCCATTTAAGtgtattctattaaaaagatattgatttcgagtaaaatacttttgttatttataaaatgaagtctgaatttttttaaaagctacACAATGGTCATAACAAACTAAATATACCTTTATCTAcaccttattaattttatttcgtcaTAAATTGcctattaagttttatagtcCAGGATGCCTGGTTTTGCTTCGTTTCAATCACACTCCCACCTTTTTCGTAATAAATCTCCATTGTGGTAGGTAACAGAAGCAGCAGAGAGAATATTTGTTGATTTGATGATTCTAAAACAATCTATTATTAGCTgaactttttta is a genomic window containing:
- the LOC116774114 gene encoding trypsin, alkaline C-like, which encodes MAFWILALAALAGSVTSLPNRIVGGEPTTIENYPSIVQVEFQGVFSGVWSQSCGANIITTRTVISAAHCFEGRNYSPQLRRIRAGATYRNNGGQVSYVLVAYNHPSYNSVLSYDGDITVVRLIQALVYSPAVARTSIPAQGSVIPANLPVVHAGWGTTSSGGQLSSVLRDVTIYTVNNTLCAEIYANRPRPLKVTENMICAGILGVGGKDACQGDSGGPLYYGNITIGVVSWGAGCAMAQFPGVSTAVAPYTNWIVENSI